In a genomic window of Pelodiscus sinensis isolate JC-2024 chromosome 32, ASM4963464v1, whole genome shotgun sequence:
- the LOC142823268 gene encoding acetylcholinesterase-like: protein MMPGLLPALPCLLLLSLPGPSAGSDDDGTVVLTTSGPIRGKRLPAGSAMVTAFLGVPYAQPPVGPLRFQKPLPHQPWSDVLEATSFGHACPQPPLTDSPQAEIYTPKTPQSEDCLFLNLWVPYPQPNGTAPVFVWIHGGGFYMGAASLDIYDGRFFATTENVIIVSMNYRLGALGFLALPPAAPGNAGLWDQRLALRWLRDNVAAFGGDPEHVVINGQDSGAASVGFHLLSPGSQSLFARAALLSGAPNAPGTWVSLEESQERGQRLAQLMGCSAGDSTALVGCLQEKDAGEFLKYQFSVFSHKQLPKLPFVPTPDGDFLSDTPPRLLRAQHGPAKSITIGFNANDGSYSLYHIDRAFDPDDASSIGWDELLQVVRLLVPRAPEGTVQAIAQWYSLEGKQEGVARYRWAMDQIMGDYVVVCPVLEMARLEAMAGNPVFTYYFAHRTSGLPTPEWTGVAHGSEVPYVFGNLASMVGANYTAAEAMLSRQVMRYSVVFARSGKPMTGEGGTKRWPSYDPTKQNFEHIGLKPPLAETAPHASRCAFWAALLSEKPSVAGVGSGELGIKS, encoded by the exons ATGATGCCGGGACTCCTCCCCGCGCTCCCCTGCCTGCTCCTTCTCTCCTTGCCGGGCCCCAGCGCCGGCTCCGACGACGACGGCACCGTGGTGCTCACCACCAGCGGCCCCATCCGCGGCAAGCGCCTCCCGGCCGGCTCCGCCATGGTCACGGCCTTCCTGGGGGTCCCCTACGCCCAGCCCCCCGTGGGGCCCTTGCGCTTCCAGAAGCCGCTTCCCCACCAGCCTTGGAGCGACGTCTTGGAGGCCACCAGCTTCGGCcacgcctgcccccagcctccgctCACTGATTCTCCTCAGGCTGAGATATACACACCCAAAACGCCGCAGTCCGAGGACTGTCTCTTCCTCAACCTCTGGGTGCCCTACCCGCAGCCCAACGGGACGGCCCCCGTCTTCGTCTGGATCCACGGTGGGGGGTTCTACATGGGCGCAGCCTCCCTTGACATCTATGACGGGCGCTTCTTCGCCACCACCGAGAACGTGATTATAGTCTCCATGAACTACCGGCTGGGGgcgctgggcttcctggctctgcccccagccgccCCGGGGAACGCCGGCCTGTGGGACCAGCGCCTGGCACTGCGCTGGCTACGGGACAATGTGGCCGCCTTCGGAGGAGACCCAGAACACGTGGTGATTAATGGCCAGGACTCTGGGGCTGCATCGGTCGgtttccacctcctctccccagggagcCAGTCCCTCTTCGCCCGTGCCGCGCTGCTGAGCGGAGCACCAAACGCGCCAGGGACGTGGGTTTCCCTCGAGGAGTCGCAGGAGAGAGGACAGAGGCTGGCCCAGCTGATGGGCTGTTCCGCTGGGGACAGCACTGCCCTGGTGGGCTGCCTGCAGGAGAAGGATGCAGGAGAGTTCCTCAAATACCAGTTCTCCGTCTTCAGCCACAAACAGCTGCCAAAGCTGCCCTTTGTGCCAACCCCGGATGGGGATTTCCTCTCTGATACACCCCCCCGGCTCCTGCGGGCCCAGCACGGCCCAGCTAAAAGTATCACAATTGGTTTCAATGCCAACGACGGCTCCTACTCCTTATACCATATCGATCGCGCTTTCGACCCGGACGACGCCAGCTCCATCGGCTGGGACGAGCTGCTGCAGGTGGTGCGGCTGTTAGTGCCACGCGCACCTGAAGGCACCGTCCAGGCCATAGCACAGTGGTACAGCCTGGAGGGGAAACAGGAGGGCGTGGCACGGTACCGCTGGGCCATGGATCAAATTATGGGTGACTATGTCGTGGTGTGCCCGGTGCTGGAGATGGCCAGGCTGGAGGCGATGGCTGGAAATCCCGTGTTCACGTACTACTTCGCTCACCGCACCAGCGGCTTGCCCACACCTGAATGGACTGGAGTGGCACACGGCTCGGAGGTGCCCTACGTTTTTGGAAACCTGGCGTCCATGGTAGGAGCCAACTACACAGCGGCCGAGGCGATGCTGAGCCGGCAGGTGATGCGGTACAGTGTGGTGTTTGCCCGGAGCGG GAAACCCATGACGGGGGAAGGCGGCACAAAGCGGTGGCCCAGCTACGACCCGACAAAGCAGAACTTTGAGCACATCGGCCTCAAGCCGCCCCTAGCTGAGACGGCGCCGCACGCCTCGCGCTGTGCGTTCTGGGCCGCGCTGCTCTCGGAGAAACCAAGCGTTGCAG GTGTGGGCTCCGGGGAGTTGGGAATAAAGAGCTGA
- the LOC102447865 gene encoding acetylcholinesterase-like, producing MMPGLLPALPCLLLLSLPGPSAGSDDDGTVVLTTSGPIRGKRLPAGSAMVTAFLGVPYAQPPVGPLRFQKPLPHQPWSDVLEATSFGHACPQPPLTDSPQAEIYTPKTPQSEDCLFLNLWVPYPQPNGTAPVFVWIHGGGFYMGAASLDIYDGRFFATTENVIIASMNYRLGALGFLALPPAAPGNAGLWDQRLALRWLRDNVAAFGGDPEHVVINGQDSGAASVGFHLLSPGSQSLFARAALLSGAPNAPGTWVSLEESQERGQRLAQLMGCSAGDSTALVGCLQEKDAGEFLKYQFSVFSHKQLPKLPFVPTPDGDFLPDTPPRLLRAQHGPAKSIAIGFNANDGSYSLYHIDRAFDPDDASSIGWDELLQVVRLLVPRAPEGTVQAIAQWYSLEGKQEGVARYRWAMDQIMGDYVVVCPVLEMARLEAMAGNPVFTYYFAHRTSGLPTPEWTGVAHGSEVPYVFGTLASVVGTNYTAAEAMLSRQAMRYTVAFDRSGKPMTGEGGTKRWPSYDPTKQNFEHIGLKPPLAETAPHASRCAFWAALLSEKPSVAGVGSGELGIKS from the exons ATGATGCCGGGACTCCTCCCCGCGCTCCCCTGCCTGCTCCTTCTCTCCTTGCCGGGCCCCAGCGCCGGCTCCGACGACGACGGCACCGTGGTGCTCACCACCAGCGGCCCCATCCGCGGCAAGCGCCTCCCGGCCGGCTCCGCCATGGTCACGGCCTTCCTGGGGGTCCCCTACGCCCAGCCCCCCGTGGGGCCCTTGCGCTTCCAGAAGCCGCTTCCCCACCAGCCTTGGAGCGACGTCTTGGAGGCCACCAGCTTCGGCcacgcctgcccccagcctccgctCACTGATTCTCCTCAGGCTGAGATATACACACCCAAAACGCCGCAGTCCGAGGACTGTCTCTTCCTCAACCTCTGGGTGCCCTACCCGCAGCCCAACGGGACGGCCCCCGTCTTCGTCTGGATCCACGGTGGGGGGTTCTACATGGGCGCAGCCTCCCTTGACATCTATGACGGGCGCTTCTTCGCCACCACCGAGAACGTGATTATAGCCTCCATGAACTACCGGCTGGGGgcgctgggcttcctggccctgcccccagccgccccGGGGAACGCCGGTCTGTGGGACCAGCGCCTGGCACTGCGCTGGCTACGGGACAATGTGGCCGCCTTCGGAGGAGACCCAGAACACGTGGTGATTAATGGCCAGGACTCTGGGGCTGCATCGGTCGgtttccacctcctctccccagggagcCAGTCCCTCTTCGCCCGTGCCGCGCTGCTGAGCGGAGCACCAAACGCGCCAGGGACGTGGGTTTCCCTCGAGGAGTCGCAGGAGAGAGGACAGAGGCTGGCCCAGCTGATGGGCTGTTCCGCTGGGGACAGCACTGCCCTGGTGGGCTGCCTGCAGGAGAAGGATGCAGGAGAGTTCCTCAAATACCAGTTCTCCGTCTTCAGCCACAAACAGCTGCCAAAGCTGCCCTTTGTGCCAACCCCGGATGGGGATTTTCTCCCTGATACACCCCCCCGGCTCCTGCGGGCCCAGCACGGCCCAGCTAAAAGTATCGCAATTGGTTTCAATGCCAACGACGGCTCCTACTCCTTATACCATATCGATCGCGCTTTCGACCCGGACGACGCCAGCTCCATCGGCTGGGACGAGCTGCTGCAGGTGGTGCGGCTGTTAGTGCCACGCGCACCTGAAGGCACCGTCCAGGCCATAGCACAGTGGTACAGCCTGGAGGGGAAACAGGAGGGCGTGGCACGGTACCGCTGGGCCATGGATCAAATTATGGGTGACTATGTCGTGGTGTGCCCGGTGCTGGAGATGGCCAGGCTGGAGGCGATGGCTGGAAATCCCGTGTTCACGTACTACTTCGCTCACCGCACCAGCGGCTTGCCCACACCTGAATGGACTGGAGTGGCACACGGCTCGGAGGTGCCCTACGTTTTTGGAACCCTGGCGTCCGTGGTAGGAACCAACTACACAGCGGCCGAGGCGATGCTGAGCCGGCAGGCGATGCGGTACACTGTGGCGTTTGACCGGAGCGG GAAACCCATGACGGGGGAAGGCGGCACAAAGCGGTGGCCCAGCTACGACCCGACAAAGCAGAACTTTGAGCACATCGGCCTCAAGCCGCCCCTAGCTGAGACGGCGCCGCACGCCTCGCGCTGTGCGTTCTGGGCCGCGCTGCTCTCGGAGAAACCAAGCGTTGCAG GTGTGGGCTCCGGGGAGTTGGGAATAAAGAGCTGA